A section of the Arcobacter roscoffensis genome encodes:
- a CDS encoding ribonucleoside-diphosphate reductase subunit alpha codes for MAIMIQKRNGRKEVLDITKIQKMTIDATKDLDGVSQSELELDSQIKFVDGMKSSDVQDALIKTAVEKIDIDVPNWTFTAARLYLFDLYHRVGKETHGIKGEPYCHLKDYLKYGKDAGRLIPNLGEGYDLDDLNNHMDPSRDLLFNYLGIKTLYDRYLIKNKKGNPIELPQQMFMAIAMFLAQDEDNKQQAAKDFYDVVSKFEVMLATPTLSNARTNRHQLSSCYIGSTPDNIEGIFDSYHEMALLSKYGGGIGWDWNQVRALGGVIDDHKSAAGGTVPFLKITNDVALAVDQLGTRKGAIAVYLEPWHMDIVDFIDLKKNSGEERRRAHDLFPSLWITDLFMERVLEDSHWTLFDPYEVKDLSELHGDAFRARYEEYEQDENITKDRIKAKDLWKKILTSYFESGSPFLCFKDNANKANPNSHVGHIRSSNLCTEIFQNTNPNHYKIKLEFEDGSIETYEENELITVDGGIQKKANKVTALDSINGKRVFIVEKDKTDGDTAVCNLASVNLSRINTQEDIERVVPIAVRMLDNVIDLNFYPLRKVKATNLKSRSIGLGVMGEAQMLAEQQLVWGSQEHFKKIDQVMEAISYNAIKSSSDLALEKGTYPTFEGSKWSQGLMPHDHAPQAVKALVNRDLFDSAYNWEELREKVKKDGMRNGYLMAVAPTSSISILVGTTQAIEPVYKRKWYEENLSGLIPVVVPKLSPETWSYYTPAFEVDQLNVIRAAAIRQKWIDQGQSTNIFMSLDKASGRYLHEIYTLAWKLGLKSTYYLRSQSPEANNDVEDRSMECAGCQ; via the coding sequence GAATTAGAGCTTGATTCTCAAATCAAATTTGTAGATGGAATGAAAAGTTCTGATGTACAAGATGCTCTAATTAAAACAGCAGTAGAAAAAATTGATATAGATGTTCCAAACTGGACATTTACTGCAGCAAGACTTTATTTATTTGACCTTTACCATAGAGTAGGAAAAGAGACTCATGGTATCAAAGGTGAGCCTTATTGCCATTTAAAAGATTACCTAAAGTATGGTAAAGATGCTGGAAGACTTATCCCAAATTTAGGTGAAGGATATGATTTAGATGATTTAAATAATCATATGGATCCTTCTAGAGATTTACTTTTTAATTATCTTGGAATTAAAACTCTATACGATAGATATTTAATTAAAAACAAAAAAGGTAACCCTATTGAGTTACCACAGCAAATGTTTATGGCAATTGCAATGTTCTTAGCTCAAGATGAAGATAATAAACAACAAGCAGCTAAAGACTTCTATGATGTAGTATCTAAGTTTGAAGTTATGCTAGCAACTCCTACTTTATCAAATGCAAGAACAAATAGACACCAATTATCTTCATGTTATATAGGTTCTACTCCTGATAATATTGAAGGTATTTTTGATTCATACCATGAAATGGCACTATTATCTAAATATGGTGGCGGTATTGGTTGGGATTGGAACCAAGTAAGAGCTTTAGGTGGCGTTATTGATGACCATAAAAGTGCTGCTGGTGGAACTGTACCATTCCTTAAAATCACAAATGACGTTGCTTTAGCAGTTGATCAATTAGGTACTAGAAAAGGTGCAATTGCTGTATATCTTGAGCCTTGGCATATGGATATAGTTGATTTTATTGACCTTAAGAAAAATTCTGGTGAAGAAAGAAGAAGAGCCCATGACTTATTTCCATCATTATGGATTACTGATTTATTCATGGAAAGAGTATTAGAAGATTCTCATTGGACTTTATTTGACCCTTATGAAGTAAAAGATTTATCTGAACTTCATGGTGATGCATTTAGAGCTAGATATGAAGAGTATGAGCAAGATGAAAACATCACAAAAGATAGAATAAAAGCAAAAGATTTATGGAAAAAAATCCTTACTTCTTACTTTGAGTCTGGTTCTCCATTCCTTTGTTTCAAAGATAATGCAAACAAAGCAAATCCAAACTCTCATGTAGGACATATTAGATCTTCAAATCTTTGTACAGAGATTTTCCAAAATACAAATCCTAACCACTATAAAATCAAATTAGAGTTTGAAGATGGAAGTATCGAAACATATGAAGAAAATGAATTAATCACTGTTGATGGTGGTATTCAAAAGAAAGCAAATAAAGTAACTGCACTTGATTCAATCAATGGAAAAAGAGTATTTATCGTAGAAAAAGATAAAACAGATGGAGATACTGCTGTATGTAACTTAGCATCTGTTAACCTATCTAGAATTAACACTCAAGAAGATATTGAAAGAGTTGTTCCTATTGCAGTTAGAATGCTTGACAATGTTATTGATTTAAACTTCTACCCACTAAGAAAAGTAAAAGCAACTAACTTAAAATCAAGATCAATTGGTCTTGGAGTAATGGGTGAAGCTCAAATGTTAGCAGAACAACAACTTGTATGGGGAAGCCAAGAGCACTTTAAAAAGATTGACCAAGTTATGGAAGCAATTTCTTATAATGCTATTAAATCTTCATCTGATTTAGCTCTTGAAAAAGGAACTTACCCTACTTTTGAAGGTTCTAAATGGTCGCAAGGTCTTATGCCTCATGATCACGCACCTCAAGCAGTAAAAGCTTTAGTAAATAGAGATTTATTTGACTCTGCTTATAACTGGGAAGAGTTAAGAGAGAAAGTTAAAAAAGACGGTATGAGAAATGGTTACCTAATGGCAGTGGCACCTACTTCATCTATTTCTATTTTAGTTGGTACTACTCAAGCAATTGAGCCTGTATATAAAAGAAAATGGTATGAAGAGAATTTATCAGGATTAATTCCTGTTGTTGTTCCAAAATTAAGCCCAGAAACATGGTCTTACTACACTCCTGCATTTGAAGTTGATCAATTAAATGTAATTAGAGCAGCAGCTATTAGACAAAAATGGATTGACCAAGGTCAGTCAACAAATATCTTTATGAGTTTAGATAAAGCAAGTGGTAGATATTTACATGAAATTTATACACTAGCTTGGAAACTAGGTCTTAAATCAACTTACTACCTAAGAAGTCAATCTCCTGAAGCTAACAATGATGTAGAAGATAGAAGTATGGAGTGTGCAGGTTGTCAATAA
- a CDS encoding ribonucleotide-diphosphate reductase subunit beta: MDRKTIYNPQSNENLTDRRIFGGNPDGMINFTKMKYQWALNLWDTMEANTWFPKEVQMTGDAKDYKYLTAPEKRMYDLVLSQLIFMDSLQTNNLMDNMNPYITAPEVNACLSRQAYEEANHSKSYAVMVESISDNTDAIYDMWKTDTKLREKNNYIADVYKSLTAGDESDITDEKILLAMFANQILEGLYFYAGFAAMYALGKSGKMLGSSQMIRFIQRDEVTHLLLFQNMINSVRKERPDLFTPELEQTVRGMFRKAVELEASWGSYITQGQILGFTDAIITQYIQYLADRRLEAVGYKPEYNVKHPIPWVDGYASFNDQRTNFFEGNVVNYSKGSIDFDDF, translated from the coding sequence ATGGATAGAAAAACAATATATAACCCACAATCAAATGAAAATCTAACAGATAGAAGAATATTTGGGGGAAACCCTGATGGTATGATCAACTTTACAAAGATGAAATACCAGTGGGCATTGAACTTATGGGATACTATGGAAGCAAATACTTGGTTTCCTAAAGAAGTTCAAATGACAGGTGATGCAAAAGATTATAAATATCTAACAGCACCTGAAAAAAGAATGTATGATTTAGTTTTATCACAACTAATCTTCATGGATTCATTACAAACAAACAATTTAATGGATAATATGAATCCATATATCACAGCTCCTGAAGTAAATGCATGTTTATCAAGACAAGCATATGAAGAGGCAAATCACTCTAAATCATACGCTGTTATGGTAGAGTCTATTTCTGATAACACAGATGCTATTTATGATATGTGGAAAACAGATACAAAATTAAGAGAGAAAAACAACTATATCGCAGATGTATATAAAAGCTTAACAGCTGGTGATGAAAGTGATATTACTGATGAGAAAATTTTACTTGCTATGTTTGCTAACCAGATCTTAGAAGGTTTATACTTCTATGCAGGATTTGCAGCAATGTATGCACTAGGAAAATCAGGAAAAATGCTTGGTTCTTCTCAAATGATTAGATTTATTCAAAGAGATGAAGTAACACACTTACTTTTATTCCAAAATATGATTAACTCTGTAAGAAAAGAAAGACCTGATTTATTTACACCTGAATTAGAGCAAACTGTAAGAGGTATGTTTAGAAAGGCTGTAGAGCTTGAAGCTTCATGGGGTTCATATATCACGCAAGGACAGATTTTAGGGTTCACAGACGCTATTATCACTCAATATATCCAATACCTAGCAGATAGGAGACTAGAAGCAGTAGGGTATAAACCAGAATACAACGTAAAACACCCTATTCCGTGGGTAGATGGTTATGCGTCATTTAATGACCAAAGAACCAACTTCTTTGAGGGGAATGTTGTAAACTATTCGAAAGGTTCGATAGACTTCGACGATTTTTAA
- a CDS encoding super-infection exclusion protein B, protein MSDNYKSYLGITFLLSSIIVVIKSIDYLFVSIIKEYIDDYKSLKNIKQLLENCSADEKEYLKKYIEEDKSTFYFPISDGIANGLKLKGILFVSSNIGTHGATFPFNIQPHVKKTLLNYPNIIKA, encoded by the coding sequence ATTAGCGATAATTATAAGTCTTATTTAGGTATTACTTTTTTATTATCATCTATAATTGTTGTAATTAAAAGTATTGATTATTTATTTGTCTCAATTATTAAAGAATATATTGATGATTATAAAAGTCTAAAAAATATAAAACAGTTATTGGAAAATTGCTCTGCAGATGAAAAAGAGTATTTGAAAAAATATATAGAAGAGGATAAATCTACATTTTACTTCCCTATATCTGATGGAATAGCAAATGGTTTAAAGTTAAAAGGTATTTTATTTGTATCTTCGAATATTGGAACACATGGAGCTACTTTTCCTTTTAATATTCAACCTCATGTAAAGAAGACTTTGTTAAATTATCCTAATATTATAAAAGCTTAA
- a CDS encoding DsrE family protein — translation MQSEAKILWTTNNKETSLNMVCLYAHNAKKQGWIEDVTILVWGASQELINEDKEIQEKVKEMVADGVKIVACQKCSENLGVKDSLVACNIDVFHTGKLLTDWIQSGDNIISI, via the coding sequence GTGCAATCAGAAGCAAAAATACTATGGACTACAAACAATAAAGAAACATCACTAAATATGGTGTGTCTTTATGCACACAACGCAAAAAAACAAGGCTGGATTGAAGATGTAACTATTCTTGTATGGGGAGCCTCACAAGAGCTAATAAATGAAGATAAAGAAATCCAAGAAAAAGTAAAAGAGATGGTAGCTGATGGTGTAAAAATTGTAGCTTGTCAAAAATGTAGCGAAAATCTAGGAGTAAAAGATAGCCTAGTGGCTTGTAATATAGATGTTTTTCACACGGGAAAACTTCTAACTGATTGGATACAATCAGGAGATAATATCATAAGCATATAA
- a CDS encoding dienelactone hydrolase family protein, producing the protein MKKNFTTLTVLSSLAFANGYVTYEIDGKEYEGYYSSAAKNAPLVYMVHDWDGVTDYEIKRVEMLNKLGYAAFAVDLYGKGIRPTETKDKKALTKSLYTNREEMRKRLFTGLEVAKKQGANTANALGTGYCFGGAAILELARSGAGLKAYVPFHGGLSTPKGQDYKNTKGKVVVFHGTADKAVSMQEFANLAVELEQTGLKHEMITYSGAPHAFTVFGSKRYHEEADKKSWNRFTEVLQETLK; encoded by the coding sequence ATGAAAAAAAATTTTACAACACTTACAGTTCTTTCAAGTTTAGCTTTTGCTAATGGCTATGTTACTTATGAGATTGATGGTAAAGAGTATGAAGGTTACTACAGTTCAGCTGCTAAAAATGCTCCTTTAGTTTATATGGTTCATGATTGGGATGGAGTTACTGACTATGAAATCAAAAGAGTTGAAATGCTAAATAAGCTTGGTTATGCAGCTTTTGCTGTGGATTTATATGGAAAAGGTATTAGACCCACAGAAACAAAAGATAAAAAAGCTTTAACTAAATCTTTATATACAAATAGAGAAGAAATGAGAAAAAGACTTTTTACAGGACTAGAAGTGGCTAAAAAACAAGGTGCAAATACTGCAAATGCCTTAGGTACAGGATACTGTTTTGGTGGTGCAGCTATTTTAGAACTTGCTAGAAGTGGTGCAGGGCTAAAGGCTTATGTACCTTTCCATGGAGGGCTTTCTACTCCAAAGGGGCAAGACTATAAAAATACAAAAGGTAAAGTTGTAGTATTTCATGGAACAGCAGACAAGGCTGTGAGTATGCAAGAGTTTGCAAACCTTGCAGTTGAACTTGAACAAACTGGCTTAAAACATGAAATGATTACATACAGCGGTGCTCCTCATGCTTTTACAGTATTTGGAAGTAAAAGATACCATGAAGAAGCAGATAAAAAGTCATGGAATAGATTTACAGAAGTTTTACAAGAAACTTTAAAATAG
- a CDS encoding VOC family protein: MINTSHLDHLVLTVKDIHKTVEFYEKALGMKKEILKENRIALKFGNSKINLHQLGKEFEPKAFNVKTGSADLCFIIDTPIVEAKKYIESLGIKIEEGIVKRTGANGEINSIYLRDPDKNLIELSNYL; encoded by the coding sequence ATGATAAATACTTCTCACTTAGACCATCTTGTTTTAACTGTAAAAGATATTCATAAAACAGTAGAATTTTATGAAAAAGCCTTAGGTATGAAAAAAGAGATTTTAAAAGAAAATCGAATAGCCTTAAAATTTGGAAATTCTAAAATAAATCTTCATCAATTAGGAAAAGAGTTTGAGCCCAAAGCATTTAACGTAAAAACTGGAAGTGCTGATTTATGTTTTATTATTGATACACCAATAGTAGAAGCAAAAAAATATATCGAGTCTTTAGGTATTAAAATAGAAGAAGGAATAGTAAAAAGAACAGGAGCAAATGGCGAAATAAACTCTATTTATCTAAGAGATCCAGATAAAAATCTTATTGAACTTTCAAATTATCTCTAA